In the genome of Oxalobacter aliiformigenes, one region contains:
- the holA gene encoding DNA polymerase III subunit delta, which yields MHLKYDTLPSHLDKEQLASLYVLTGDEQLLLLEAADLIRKTARKNNIGEREIMTVERGFKWGQLHAANNALSLFGDRKLIELRIPGGRPGKDGSLALQEYVSELNPDNVTLITLPKLDWTTQKSAWVGTLQKNGIYIEVPSIDLPKLGDWIASRLKKQNQTASQPCIDFLVERVEGNLLAAHQEIQKLGLLYPEGELDFEQIKNSVLNVARYDIFKLNEAMLSGNRSRFIRMMDGLKGEGEPLPLVLWTFTDEIRTLLKCKTALENGQPFPAIAKTLRLRGQKEKLVQTAVNRLGKKEIQAAMQQIAQIDKIIKGLRSESWMDDAWDALTQLGLSLART from the coding sequence ATGCATCTCAAGTATGACACGCTCCCATCCCACCTGGACAAGGAACAACTGGCCTCCCTGTATGTTCTGACCGGCGACGAACAGCTTCTGCTTCTTGAGGCAGCGGACCTGATCCGCAAAACAGCGCGCAAAAACAATATCGGCGAGCGTGAAATCATGACAGTCGAACGCGGCTTCAAATGGGGACAGCTTCATGCGGCCAACAATGCACTTTCCCTTTTCGGAGACCGTAAACTGATCGAACTTCGCATACCGGGGGGAAGGCCCGGCAAAGACGGAAGCCTGGCCCTGCAGGAATATGTTTCCGAACTCAATCCGGATAATGTCACACTGATTACACTGCCAAAGCTCGACTGGACAACACAGAAATCCGCATGGGTCGGCACTTTGCAGAAAAACGGGATCTATATCGAGGTTCCTTCCATCGATTTGCCGAAACTGGGAGACTGGATCGCCTCAAGGCTGAAAAAACAGAATCAGACGGCCAGCCAGCCATGCATCGACTTTCTCGTGGAACGGGTCGAGGGCAATCTTTTGGCCGCCCACCAGGAGATACAGAAACTCGGGTTACTTTATCCCGAAGGCGAACTTGACTTTGAACAGATCAAAAATTCCGTACTGAATGTCGCCCGGTACGACATTTTCAAGCTGAACGAAGCGATGTTAAGTGGAAACCGCTCCCGTTTCATCCGGATGATGGACGGTTTGAAAGGTGAAGGGGAACCGCTTCCGCTCGTGCTGTGGACATTCACCGACGAAATACGGACTCTTTTGAAATGCAAAACGGCACTTGAAAACGGGCAGCCTTTTCCCGCCATAGCAAAGACACTCCGTTTGAGAGGTCAAAAAGAAAAACTTGTCCAGACCGCCGTAAACAGACTCGGGAAAAAAGAAATACAGGCAGCCATGCAGCAAATCGCCCAGATCGACAAAATCATCAAGGGACTGCGATCCGAATCCTGGATGGATGATGCCTGGGATGCACTGACACAACTGGGACTTTCACTGGCCAGAACTTGA
- the lptE gene encoding LPS assembly lipoprotein LptE, with translation MKATMKFNHLHRWIVIFATAVLVAACGFHLRGNYDFPFTSLYIDFPAGSQTASILRRQITAMNLTKIVNNPQEAEVILSAIAERKKKEELTYNIQGRVREYSLYYNLEYMVKTSQGKMLIEPTKISLRRTMTYDDSEALSKENEEILLYKDMQQDMAQRLLRRLATIKLTAEDRDTDDGQPAATESGNTFE, from the coding sequence ATGAAAGCCACCATGAAATTCAATCATCTGCACCGCTGGATCGTCATTTTCGCAACCGCCGTTCTGGTCGCTGCCTGTGGCTTTCATTTGCGCGGCAATTACGATTTTCCATTCACTTCGCTATACATCGATTTTCCGGCAGGTTCCCAGACAGCCAGCATTCTCAGACGACAGATCACGGCAATGAACCTGACAAAAATCGTCAATAACCCGCAGGAAGCAGAAGTCATCCTGTCTGCCATTGCGGAAAGAAAGAAAAAAGAGGAACTGACATACAACATTCAGGGAAGAGTCCGCGAGTACTCGCTTTATTACAATCTGGAATACATGGTCAAAACTTCCCAGGGAAAAATGCTGATCGAGCCGACAAAAATTTCCCTGCGAAGAACGATGACTTACGACGACTCCGAAGCCCTTTCCAAAGAAAACGAGGAAATTCTGTTGTACAAGGATATGCAACAGGACATGGCACAACGGCTGTTGCGCAGACTTGCCACAATCAAACTGACGGCGGAAGACAGGGATACCGACGACGGGCAACCGGCAGCCACTGAATCCGGCAATACGTTCGAGTGA
- the leuS gene encoding leucine--tRNA ligase, with translation MQDRYNHAAVEKIAQDQWESTKAYKTVENDPRFPKGKFYACSMLPYPSGRLHMGHVRNYTINDVMYRYLRMNGYNVLMPMGWDAFGMPAENAAMAHGIPPAEWTYSNIAYMKGQMASMGLAIDWSREMTACKPEYYKWNQWMFLKMLEKGIIYQKTGTVNWDPVDQTVLANEQVIDGRGWRSGALIEKREIPMYYARITDYAEELLDYVTNKLPGWPERVRTMQINWIGKSEGVRFAFLHDIRDTNGNLIGDGKLWVFTTRADTIKGVTFCTIAPEHELARFAARNNPELAEFIEECKKGSVIEADMATMEKKGMPTGLFVRHPLTNQLVEVWVGNYVLMSYGDGAVMAVPAHDERDFEFAHKYGLPIRQVIDVEGKTFMEDVWHDWYADKEHGKCINSGRFDGLGHQEAVDAIAAVLAEKGLGEKKVTYRLRDWGISRQRYWGTPIPIIHCPDCGAVPVPEKDLPVLLPEDCIPDGTGNPLAKDEKFINTTCPHCGKPARRETDTMDTFVDSCWYFMRYCSPGSDKAMVDERNDYWMPMDQYIGGIEHAVMHLLYARFWTKVMRDLGLVKFDEPFVKLLTQGMVLNETYYREDASGKKSWFNPEEIELQLDEKGRPVSARLKTDGQPVNIGGIEKMSKSKNNGIDPQTQIDQYGADTARLFTMFAAPPEQTLEWSGSGVEGASRFLRRVWAFSYKNRDTIATAARAVPENLPEPLKALRREIHQVLQQANQDYARIQYNTVVSACMKMLNTLEAAKPDNSTEFAAVLRETFSIFLRVLYPVVPHITYVLWKELGYADHEGELLDAPWPQVDPAALEQDEIGMVVQVNGKLRGNIRVPKSADKSLIERIALENESVAKFVTGTPKRIIVVPNKLVNIVV, from the coding sequence ATGCAAGACAGATATAACCATGCAGCGGTAGAAAAAATCGCTCAGGATCAATGGGAATCCACAAAAGCCTATAAAACCGTTGAAAACGATCCACGTTTTCCGAAAGGAAAATTCTATGCCTGTTCCATGCTTCCATACCCCTCCGGACGATTGCATATGGGACATGTCCGCAACTATACGATCAACGACGTCATGTACCGCTACCTGCGCATGAATGGCTATAACGTTCTGATGCCAATGGGATGGGACGCCTTCGGTATGCCCGCTGAAAATGCGGCCATGGCTCACGGAATTCCTCCGGCTGAATGGACTTATTCCAATATTGCCTATATGAAAGGCCAGATGGCCTCGATGGGTCTCGCCATCGACTGGTCCCGTGAAATGACCGCGTGCAAACCCGAATACTACAAATGGAACCAGTGGATGTTTTTGAAGATGCTGGAAAAAGGCATCATTTACCAGAAAACGGGAACGGTGAACTGGGATCCGGTCGACCAGACCGTTCTGGCGAACGAACAGGTCATCGACGGACGGGGATGGCGTTCCGGTGCCCTGATCGAAAAGCGGGAAATACCGATGTATTATGCCCGTATTACGGACTACGCCGAAGAACTGCTGGATTACGTGACGAACAAATTGCCGGGATGGCCGGAACGGGTACGTACCATGCAAATCAACTGGATCGGCAAATCGGAAGGCGTCCGCTTCGCTTTCCTGCACGATATCCGCGATACAAACGGCAATCTGATCGGTGACGGCAAACTCTGGGTATTCACGACAAGAGCCGATACGATCAAGGGAGTCACCTTCTGTACCATCGCACCGGAACATGAACTGGCACGGTTTGCCGCCCGCAACAATCCCGAACTGGCCGAATTCATCGAAGAATGCAAAAAAGGCAGCGTCATCGAAGCCGATATGGCCACAATGGAAAAGAAAGGCATGCCTACCGGCCTTTTCGTCCGTCATCCCTTAACCAACCAGCTGGTTGAAGTCTGGGTCGGCAATTATGTCCTGATGAGCTATGGCGATGGTGCCGTGATGGCTGTTCCCGCTCACGATGAACGTGACTTCGAATTCGCCCACAAATACGGACTGCCGATCAGACAGGTCATCGATGTCGAAGGCAAAACCTTTATGGAAGACGTATGGCACGACTGGTATGCCGACAAGGAACATGGCAAATGCATCAATTCCGGCCGTTTCGACGGCCTCGGTCACCAGGAAGCCGTTGACGCCATCGCGGCGGTACTGGCGGAAAAAGGACTGGGCGAGAAAAAAGTCACTTACCGTTTGCGTGACTGGGGAATATCCCGTCAGCGATACTGGGGAACGCCGATTCCGATCATTCATTGCCCCGATTGCGGTGCGGTCCCGGTTCCGGAAAAAGATCTTCCGGTCCTGTTGCCGGAAGACTGCATTCCGGACGGGACAGGCAACCCGCTGGCGAAAGACGAAAAATTCATCAACACCACCTGTCCGCATTGCGGAAAACCGGCACGGCGTGAAACGGATACGATGGATACCTTCGTCGATTCCTGCTGGTACTTCATGCGTTACTGTTCGCCGGGTTCAGACAAGGCGATGGTCGATGAACGGAACGATTACTGGATGCCGATGGACCAGTATATCGGGGGTATCGAACACGCGGTCATGCACCTGCTTTATGCCCGTTTCTGGACAAAAGTCATGCGTGATCTGGGACTGGTGAAATTCGACGAACCCTTTGTCAAATTGCTGACACAGGGCATGGTTCTGAATGAAACCTATTACCGTGAAGACGCTTCCGGCAAAAAAAGCTGGTTCAATCCGGAAGAAATCGAATTGCAGCTGGACGAAAAGGGACGCCCCGTTTCCGCCAGACTCAAAACGGATGGACAACCCGTCAATATCGGTGGCATTGAAAAAATGTCGAAATCGAAAAACAACGGAATTGACCCACAGACACAAATCGACCAGTACGGTGCCGACACTGCCCGTCTTTTCACCATGTTTGCAGCCCCCCCCGAACAGACCCTCGAATGGTCGGGGTCCGGTGTCGAAGGGGCCAGCCGCTTCCTTCGCCGTGTATGGGCATTCTCCTACAAAAACCGGGACACCATCGCAACCGCTGCACGCGCTGTTCCCGAAAACCTGCCTGAACCGCTCAAGGCGTTAAGACGTGAAATCCATCAGGTTCTGCAACAGGCCAATCAGGACTATGCGCGCATCCAGTACAATACGGTCGTTTCGGCATGCATGAAAATGCTCAACACGCTTGAAGCGGCCAAACCGGACAACTCCACCGAATTTGCCGCTGTACTGCGAGAAACCTTCTCGATTTTCCTCAGAGTCCTCTATCCGGTCGTACCGCACATTACCTATGTCCTGTGGAAAGAACTGGGATATGCCGATCATGAAGGAGAACTGCTTGATGCGCCCTGGCCGCAGGTCGATCCAGCCGCACTGGAACAGGATGAAATCGGTATGGTTGTCCAGGTCAACGGAAAATTGCGTGGCAATATCCGGGTACCCAAGTCAGCGGACAAATCGCTGATTGAACGAATCGCACTTGAAAATGAAAGTGTCGCCAAATTCGTCACGGGAACCCCGAAACGCATCATCGTGGTTCCGAACAAACTGGTCAACATCGTCGTCTGA
- a CDS encoding glutamate-5-semialdehyde dehydrogenase — MEIKSYMTRIGQQARQAAGRMAKANTATKNRALTYIAEAIRRDAALLRAANQKDLDTARDNGLEPALLDRLSLSDKAIETMASGLEQIASLPDPIGEISGLKLRPSGIQVGQMRVPLGVIGIIYEARPNVTVDAAGLCIKSGNATILRGGSEALHCNQVLASLVREGLKNAGLPQQAVQVVETTDRAAVGELITMTEYVDVIVPRGGKGLIERLMRESKIPMIKHLDGICHTYIDDCADLEKAAEIAFNAKCQRYGTCNTMETLLVASAVAQDALALLARRYQDEKVELRCDEKAYEILHGYPYLARATDEDWTTEYLAPVLAIRTVNSLDEAIDHINRYSSKHTDAIITENYSHALRFLREVDSSSVMVNASTRFADGFEYGLGAEIGISNDKLHARGPVGLEGLTSLKYIVLGHGEIRK; from the coding sequence ATGGAAATCAAAAGTTATATGACCCGGATCGGGCAACAGGCACGCCAGGCAGCCGGCCGAATGGCCAAAGCGAATACGGCGACCAAAAACAGGGCCCTGACATACATTGCCGAAGCGATCCGCCGCGATGCGGCACTGTTGCGCGCAGCCAATCAGAAAGATCTCGATACCGCCAGGGATAACGGTCTGGAACCGGCCCTGCTGGACCGGCTGTCGTTATCGGACAAGGCGATCGAAACCATGGCATCCGGTCTCGAACAGATTGCATCGCTGCCTGATCCGATCGGCGAGATCAGTGGCCTCAAATTGCGTCCGTCAGGCATTCAGGTCGGTCAAATGCGTGTCCCGCTCGGCGTCATCGGGATCATTTACGAAGCACGTCCCAACGTCACCGTCGATGCAGCGGGATTGTGCATAAAAAGCGGCAACGCCACCATCTTGCGCGGTGGTTCGGAAGCACTCCATTGCAATCAGGTTCTTGCATCCCTGGTCAGGGAAGGACTGAAAAATGCCGGGTTGCCCCAACAGGCTGTCCAGGTCGTCGAAACGACAGACCGTGCGGCAGTCGGCGAACTCATCACCATGACGGAATATGTCGATGTCATCGTTCCCCGTGGCGGGAAGGGACTGATTGAAAGACTGATGCGGGAATCGAAAATTCCCATGATCAAACATCTTGACGGCATTTGCCACACCTATATTGACGATTGTGCCGATCTGGAAAAAGCCGCCGAAATCGCATTCAATGCAAAATGCCAACGCTACGGAACCTGCAATACCATGGAAACCCTTCTGGTTGCTTCAGCAGTGGCACAGGATGCACTTGCCCTGCTGGCCAGGCGTTATCAGGACGAGAAAGTCGAACTGAGATGCGATGAAAAGGCATACGAAATCCTGCATGGTTATCCTTACCTCGCCAGAGCAACCGATGAAGACTGGACAACCGAATATCTGGCCCCGGTACTGGCAATCCGTACCGTCAACAGTCTCGACGAAGCGATCGACCACATCAACCGTTATTCGTCCAAACATACCGATGCCATCATTACGGAAAATTACAGCCATGCGCTCCGTTTTCTGCGGGAAGTGGATTCGTCATCTGTCATGGTGAATGCATCGACACGATTCGCGGACGGTTTCGAATACGGTCTGGGAGCCGAAATCGGCATTTCAAACGACAAACTGCATGCTCGCGGTCCTGTCGGACTGGAAGGACTCACTTCACTGAAATATATCGTACTGGGCCACGGAGAAATCCGGAAATAA
- the pabB gene encoding aminodeoxychorismate synthase component I, which yields MKLIRTLLIDNYDSFTYNLYHLIATVNHCPPVIIRNDDPRWNMAILDNFDNIVISPGPGRPDRPEDFGICKDVLMQKILPVFGICLGHQGICHFHGGHVGPAAQAQHGRLSLVTHDGSGIFENIPSPFRVVRYHSLAAYDLPETLAITARAEDGTIMGIRHKTWPQWGVQFHPESICTDFGKQLFENFRKITESWHREHRRNRVERPSSLFSSGFHSPSREIPNGNLVILHEQIPCDMDSEKLFDRFFRDSHHAIWLDSSRQDYGSGRFSFLCRADGPLARIATVDIRTRTVHIETPDGNRQSIHSGFFEWLENDLNQSGIKPCAAPFEFSLGWMGYIGYEIKADCGAGFAHPSSYPDAVLLFCDRGIVIDHREKRIHLLALADKNTLTDASDWLKSTAARLDSFADCTPDTPEDLPDHLDLTAPFTPRHDKQHYIDLILKSQEYIRQGETYEICLTNTVTGKTDADPWVAYRMLRRANPTPYGAYLQLKDICILSCSPERFLKISRECIAESKPIKGTRKRSDNPEKDRQLLEELANSEKETAENLMIVDLVRHDLGQTAELDSVKVPALFAIESYQTVHQMVSTITSRIRADSSPCQCIRAAFPGGSMTGAPKLRTMQILDELENGARGIYSGVIGYFSLCGAVDLSIVIRTLVMSHGTVTFGVGGAITLLSDPEEEYDEIRTKAKAFLDLFDTDFPTQPLPPH from the coding sequence GTGAAATTGATTAGAACACTGCTGATCGACAATTACGATTCCTTCACATACAACCTTTACCATCTGATCGCGACAGTCAATCATTGCCCTCCGGTAATCATCAGAAACGACGACCCTCGCTGGAACATGGCAATACTGGACAATTTCGACAATATCGTCATTTCACCCGGACCGGGGAGACCGGATCGCCCCGAAGACTTCGGTATCTGCAAAGACGTCCTGATGCAGAAGATCCTTCCTGTTTTCGGTATCTGTCTGGGACATCAAGGCATCTGTCATTTCCATGGAGGTCATGTCGGTCCGGCTGCCCAAGCACAGCACGGCAGGCTGTCGCTCGTGACACATGACGGTTCCGGGATTTTCGAGAACATCCCCTCACCGTTCAGGGTCGTCAGATACCATTCGCTCGCCGCATACGATCTTCCGGAAACACTCGCCATAACAGCCCGTGCAGAAGACGGTACCATCATGGGAATCCGCCACAAGACATGGCCACAATGGGGAGTCCAGTTCCATCCGGAATCCATTTGTACGGATTTCGGAAAACAGCTGTTTGAAAATTTCAGAAAAATCACGGAAAGCTGGCACAGAGAGCATCGCAGAAACCGCGTGGAACGCCCTTCTTCCCTGTTTTCATCCGGTTTCCACTCCCCTTCCCGGGAAATCCCGAACGGCAATCTTGTCATATTACACGAGCAAATCCCATGCGATATGGATAGCGAAAAACTGTTCGACCGCTTCTTCAGGGATTCTCACCATGCCATCTGGCTTGACAGCAGCCGTCAGGATTACGGATCGGGACGCTTTTCCTTCCTGTGCCGGGCCGACGGTCCCCTCGCCCGGATAGCCACAGTCGACATCCGTACCCGAACCGTCCACATCGAAACACCGGACGGAAACAGACAAAGCATTCATTCCGGCTTTTTCGAATGGCTGGAAAACGATTTGAACCAATCCGGCATCAAGCCCTGTGCGGCACCTTTTGAATTCTCTTTGGGATGGATGGGCTATATCGGGTATGAAATAAAAGCGGATTGCGGAGCAGGCTTTGCCCATCCTTCTTCATATCCCGACGCCGTTCTTCTCTTTTGTGACCGCGGGATCGTGATCGATCACCGGGAAAAACGGATTCATCTGCTTGCACTGGCCGACAAAAACACCTTGACCGATGCCAGCGACTGGCTCAAATCAACGGCTGCCCGGCTCGACTCTTTTGCAGACTGCACACCGGATACACCAGAAGACCTGCCGGATCATCTGGATCTGACCGCGCCTTTCACACCAAGGCACGACAAACAGCATTACATCGACCTGATTCTGAAAAGCCAGGAATACATCAGGCAAGGCGAAACATACGAAATCTGCCTGACCAATACCGTGACAGGCAAAACAGATGCCGATCCCTGGGTGGCATACCGCATGCTGCGCCGCGCCAATCCGACGCCATACGGCGCCTACCTCCAGTTGAAAGACATTTGCATACTGAGCTGCTCTCCGGAACGTTTCCTGAAAATCTCCCGCGAATGCATTGCCGAGTCAAAACCGATCAAGGGAACACGAAAAAGATCGGACAACCCGGAAAAAGACCGCCAGCTTCTCGAGGAACTGGCCAACAGTGAAAAGGAAACGGCGGAAAACCTGATGATTGTCGATCTCGTCCGTCACGACCTGGGACAAACGGCCGAGCTGGACAGCGTCAAGGTTCCCGCACTGTTCGCCATCGAGTCGTACCAGACCGTCCATCAGATGGTCAGCACCATTACATCCAGAATCCGGGCCGATTCCTCGCCATGCCAATGCATCCGGGCAGCTTTTCCCGGAGGTTCCATGACCGGCGCCCCCAAATTGCGGACGATGCAGATTCTCGATGAACTGGAAAACGGGGCACGCGGCATTTATTCCGGGGTCATCGGTTATTTCTCCTTATGTGGTGCCGTCGACCTGAGTATCGTCATCCGTACACTCGTCATGTCGCACGGCACCGTCACATTCGGTGTCGGAGGAGCCATTACCTTGCTTTCCGATCCGGAAGAAGAATACGATGAAATCCGCACCAAGGCCAAAGCTTTTCTTGACCTGTTCGACACGGATTTTCCCACCCAACCATTACCACCACACTGA
- a CDS encoding THUMP domain-containing class I SAM-dependent RNA methyltransferase, with amino-acid sequence MSVNYSYFCSCPRGLESALADELKEITGKSNTLNVHQTVSGGVHCSGTLQDGWLINLHSRIASRVLQRIAQSGYRNEDDIYHLTVKQPWEKWFGVENTLRIDVTAIKSPLKSLNFTTLRIKDGVVDRFRNETGTRPSINTRTPDIRIAGFVDAHNVTLYLDTSGESLFKRGWRQETGDAPLRENLAAGLLRTTGWQPGMPLLDPMCGSGTILIEAAQILLGIPPGFQRTFSFEKFRFFDRQRWQSMKEAVRIRPAPQNPLIFGSDISGDMLEMTRHNLDNAGIPFEIPLHQIEAQEIRPPVEQAGILLTNPPYGERIGVRGNRHLQADERATRFYQELGTTLKQRFPGWSVFLFTADLAVPKLLRLKESRKTPFYNGPIECRLFRFDMVAGSNRSGKPKTFRIAR; translated from the coding sequence ATGTCAGTAAATTATTCCTATTTCTGCTCCTGTCCAAGAGGACTGGAGTCCGCACTGGCGGACGAGCTGAAAGAAATCACCGGAAAAAGCAATACACTCAACGTTCATCAGACTGTTTCCGGCGGCGTCCACTGCTCCGGTACCCTTCAGGATGGCTGGTTGATCAACCTGCATTCCCGCATCGCCTCCCGTGTTTTGCAAAGAATCGCCCAGTCCGGTTACCGCAACGAAGACGACATCTATCACCTGACGGTAAAACAACCATGGGAAAAGTGGTTCGGCGTTGAAAATACCCTCCGTATCGACGTAACGGCAATCAAATCGCCGCTGAAAAGCCTGAATTTCACCACATTGCGTATCAAGGACGGTGTGGTGGACCGATTCCGGAATGAAACCGGAACCCGGCCTTCCATCAACACCCGCACGCCGGATATCCGGATAGCCGGATTCGTAGATGCCCACAATGTCACCTTGTATCTGGACACTTCCGGAGAATCCCTGTTCAAACGCGGATGGCGGCAGGAAACGGGAGATGCGCCGCTACGGGAAAATCTTGCGGCAGGTCTGCTAAGAACAACCGGCTGGCAACCGGGAATGCCGCTTCTCGATCCCATGTGCGGATCCGGAACCATACTGATCGAGGCGGCCCAGATCCTGCTCGGCATTCCTCCCGGATTTCAACGGACTTTTTCATTCGAGAAATTCCGTTTTTTCGACCGCCAGCGATGGCAATCCATGAAAGAAGCAGTCCGGATCAGACCGGCACCCCAAAATCCCCTGATATTCGGCAGCGACATTTCAGGTGACATGCTGGAAATGACACGACACAATCTTGATAATGCCGGTATCCCATTTGAAATCCCGCTTCACCAGATCGAGGCACAGGAAATCCGCCCGCCTGTCGAACAAGCCGGAATTCTTCTGACCAACCCGCCATACGGCGAACGAATCGGCGTACGCGGCAATCGTCATTTGCAAGCGGATGAACGGGCCACCCGGTTTTACCAGGAACTGGGAACCACACTGAAACAGCGCTTTCCGGGCTGGTCCGTTTTCCTGTTCACTGCCGATCTTGCCGTTCCCAAACTGCTCCGGCTGAAAGAATCCCGCAAAACCCCGTTTTATAACGGTCCGATCGAATGTCGCCTGTTCCGGTTCGATATGGTTGCGGGATCCAACCGTTCCGGAAAACCGAAAACCTTCCGGATCGCCCGGTAA
- a CDS encoding aminotransferase class IV has product MPAESTYRYTPDGTLVSIDEPEPRLLVADSWLAKEGHVRALHLHRRRFLSSCTELAGIHEKTVAPFWEKVLEKIPKTGLWFPRIELAGTVRQPVFQLRIRKAPPLHSTVRLIDCHIADFRKKPRHKGPDLDRMGAIRRILLEKGAEEGILTTPEGYILEGLTTNILWWENNTLCSAPPAYRILPGITGKLVQLVALRNNIPVVRRKRKLQDLNNREVWAVNALHGIRRAVNWACSPFRTTSHVDIGHWRNALENFNEKI; this is encoded by the coding sequence GTGCCAGCTGAATCCACATACCGCTATACGCCGGATGGAACACTCGTTTCCATCGACGAACCAGAACCCCGTTTGCTCGTTGCCGACTCATGGCTGGCAAAAGAGGGCCATGTTCGTGCACTGCACTTGCACCGCCGGCGCTTTTTGTCGAGTTGCACAGAACTGGCCGGAATTCATGAAAAAACAGTCGCCCCATTCTGGGAAAAAGTGCTTGAGAAAATCCCGAAAACCGGCCTGTGGTTTCCACGCATCGAACTGGCCGGCACTGTCAGACAGCCGGTTTTCCAGTTGCGTATCCGCAAGGCCCCGCCGCTTCATTCAACCGTCCGGCTGATTGACTGCCACATCGCCGACTTTCGCAAAAAGCCACGGCACAAAGGTCCCGATCTGGACCGAATGGGAGCAATACGCCGGATCCTTTTGGAGAAAGGAGCCGAAGAAGGCATTCTGACGACTCCCGAAGGATATATTCTGGAAGGACTGACCACAAACATTCTGTGGTGGGAAAACAATACCCTGTGCAGCGCCCCTCCCGCATACCGGATTTTGCCGGGTATCACAGGCAAACTGGTTCAACTTGTCGCCCTGCGCAACAACATTCCGGTCGTTCGCCGCAAAAGGAAATTGCAAGATCTGAACAACCGGGAAGTATGGGCCGTCAATGCACTTCATGGCATTCGCCGGGCCGTGAACTGGGCCTGTTCGCCATTCAGAACCACCTCGCATGTCGATATCGGCCACTGGCGGAACGCGCTGGAAAACTTCAATGAAAAAATCTGA